A genomic region of Solanum dulcamara chromosome 2, daSolDulc1.2, whole genome shotgun sequence contains the following coding sequences:
- the LOC129881160 gene encoding phenylalanine--tRNA ligase, chloroplastic/mitochondrial, with translation MALSFAKSSFFSNPTLYFPKNGIRSFGFLVPFSSFSTSSPFLEVDGVHGHKKRQSSVVVSALELGGIKISKDEIVRDDPTNNIPDTIFAKLGMQLHRRNQHPLGILKNAIYDYFDTNYPDKFDKFDDLCPVVSVRQNFDEVLVPADHVSRSYNDTYYVDSQTVLRCHTSAHQAELLRNGHTHFLVTGDVYRRDSIDSTHYPVFHQMEGVRVFAPNDWEGSGTDATSHAAEDLKKCLEGLARHLFGGVEMRWVDTYFPFTNPSFELEIYFQDQWMEVLGCGVTEQEILKKNGRMDNVAWAFGLGLERLAMVLFDIPDIRLFWSTDERFTSQFSSGRLGLKFKPFSKYPPCYKDMSFWISDSFTENNLCEVVRGIAGDLAEEVKLIDNFTNKKGMTSHCYRIAYRSMERSLTDEEINDLQWKVREQVENKLKVVLR, from the exons ATGGCTCTTTCATTTGCTAAATCTTCCTTTTTCTCTAATCCCACTTTATACTTTCCCAAGAATGGCATTCGAAGCTTTGGATTTCTTGTTCCTTTCTCCTCTTTCTCTACTTCTTCTCCGTTTCTTGAAGTTGATGGAGTCCATGGTCACAAGAAGAGGCAATCATCAGTAGTTGTCTCTGCTCTCGAGCTTGGTggaatcaaaatttcaaaagatg AAATAGTAAGGGATGACCCCACAAACAATATTCCAGATACAATATTTGCAAAGCTTGGAATGCAGCTTCATAGGAGGAACCAACATCCACTTGGTATCCTTAAGAATGCGATCTATGATTATTTTGACACAAACTATCCAGATAAGTTTGACAAGTTTGATGATTTGTGCCCAGTAGTTTCTGTTAGACAg AACTTTGATGAAGTCTTGGTACCTGCTGATCACGTTAGCAGGAGTTACAATGACACATATTATGTGGATTCTCAAACTGTCCTAAGGTGCCACACAAGTGCACATCAAGCTGAGCTACTGAGGAATGGACACACCCATTTTCTTGTTACTGGAGATGTCTACCGTAGAGATTCCATCGACTCAACTCACTATCCTGTATTCCACCAG ATGGAGGGTGTACGGGTCTTTGCTCCAAATGATTGGGAGGGTTCAGGTACTGATGCAACGTCACATGCTGCGGAAGATCTGAAGAAATGTCTTGAGGGTTTGGCACGACATCTATTTG GTGGGGTGGAAATGCGCTGGGTTGACACTTATTTCCCCTTTACTAATCCATCATTTGAACTGGAGATATATTTTCAG GATCAATGGATGGAAGTTTTGGGTTGTGGAGTAACAGAAcaagaaatattgaaaaaaaacgGTAGAATGGACAATGTTGCTTGGGCATTTGGGCTTGGATTGGAGCGCTTGGCTATGGTTTTATTTGATATTCCAGATATTCGACTGTTCTGGTCAACTGATGAGCGGTTCACTTCTCAA TTTTCTAGTGGCCGGCTCGGGCTGAAGTTTAAGCCATTTTCCAAG TATCCACCATGTTATAAAGATATGAGTTTCTGGATCAGTGACTCATTTACCGAGAACAATCTCTGTGAAGTTGTTAGAGGAATTGCTGGAGACCTTGCCGAGGAG GTAAAACTGATCGacaacttcaccaataagaaAGGAATGACGAGTCATTGCTATAGGATAGCTTATCGGTCCATGGAGCGTTCACTTACAGATGAGGAAATAAACGATTTGCAG TGGAAAGTAAGAGAACAGGTGGAGAACAAGTTAAAGGTTGTtctaagatga
- the LOC129881159 gene encoding aspartate--tRNA ligase 2, cytoplasmic-like, which yields MESEKSPNPSPMEPQEEGSNKISKKEAAKLERQRRRQEAAAAAAAVSVSAVSIEESDPLSGNYGDVELNDLQSKAVTGRKWTEVGSITPEMKDQVVLIRGRVQTIRPVGKKIAFVVVRERGFTVQCVLTVKPELVSSQMVKYATSLSKESIIDVEGVVTIPEKPITGSTQQQVEVQISKLYCVNRAVPTLPINIEDAARSEVEIEQALEKGEQLVRVNQDTRLNFRILDMRTPANQGIFRIQCQVENIFRQFLLSEGFVGIHTPKLIGGSSEGGSAVFRLDYKGQPACLAQSPQLHKQMAICGDFGRVFEVGPVFRAEDSFTHRHLCEFTGLDVEMEIKEHYSEVMDIVDHLFVAMFDSLNEKCKKELEAIGRQYPFEPLKYLRKTLRLTFAEGIQMLKEAGVEVDPLGDLNTESERKLGQLVADKYGTEFYILHKYPQAVRPFYTMPCHDNPSYSNSFDVFIRGEEIISGAQRIHVPEFLEKRAGECGIDVKTISTYIDSFRYGAPPHGGFGVGLERVVMLFCALNNIRKTSLFPRDPQRIAP from the exons ATGGAATCTGAAAAatccccaaatccatctccaatgGAACCACAAGAAGAAGGAAGCAACAAAATCTCCAAAAAGGAAGCCGCCAAGCTGGAGCGCCAGCGCCGCCGTCAAGAGGCAGCAGCTGCGGCCGCCGCCGTCTCTGTCTCTGCCGTCTCGATTGAAGAATCCGATCCACTTTCCGGAAACTACGGTGACGTAGAGCTGAACGATCTGCAATCTAAGGCCGTGACGGGTCGCAAATGGACTGAAGTTGGGTCCATCACTCCGGAAATGAAGGACCAGGTGGTTCTGATTCGGGGGAGAGTACAGACGATTCGGCCCGTCGGGAAAAAGATAGCTTTTGTGGTTGTGAGGGAACGAGGATTTACGGTACAGTGTGTATTGACTGTAAAGCCTGAATTGGTTAGTTCACAAATGGTGAAATATGCTACTAGTTTAAGCAAAGAGTCCATTATTGATGTTGAAGGTGTTGTTACAATACCAGAGAAGCCAATTACTGGTTCCACTCAACAACAG GTGGAAGTTCAAATAAGCAAACTTTATTGTGTCAACAGGGCTGTGCCCACTCTACCAATTAATATTGAGGATGCTGCTAGAAGCGAGGTGGAGATAGAACAAGCTTTAGAG AAAGGAGAGCAGCTTGTTCGTGTAAATCAGGATACTCGCTTAAACTTCAGAATACTGGACATGCGCACACCTGCAAATCAAGGAATCTTCCGCATTCAATGTCAAGTTGAAAAT ATATTCAGGCAGTTTTTGCTCTCTGAAGGATTTGTAGGAATCCACACTCCAAAATTGATTGGAGGGTCCAGTGAAGGAGGTTCTGCTGTTTTCAGATTAGACTATAAAGGTCAGCCTGCATGTCTGGCGCAGTCACCTCAACTTCACAAACAAATGGCAATATGTGGTGATTTTGGCCGTGTATTTGAAGTTGGCCCTGTCTTTAGGGCAGAAGATTCTTTTACACATAGACATCTGTGTGAGTTTACAGGTCTTGATGTTGAAATGGAGATCAAGGAACATTATTCAGAG GTCATGGATATTGTTGACCACTTATTTGTGGCCATGTTCGATAGCTTGAATGAGAAATGCAAAAAGGAACTTGAAGCCATTGGAAGGCAATACCCTTTTGAACCTCTGAAG TATTTGCGAAAGACCTTACGACTTACATTTGCAGAGGGGATTCAAATGCTAAAG GAAGCTGGTGTTGAAGTTGATCCTCTTGGGGACCTAAATACAGAATCAGAAAGAAAGCTTGGGCAGCTTGTTGCAGACAA ATATGGAACTGAATTCTATATACTTCATAAGTATCCACAGGCTGTTCGTCCATTCTATACCATGCCTTGTCATGACAATCCATCTTACAGCAATTCTTTTGATGTCTTTATCAGAG GGGAGGAGATTATCTCAGGAGCTCAGCGTATCCATGTTCCTGAATTCTTGGAAAAACGTGCTGGAGAGTGTGGAATTGATGTGAAGACAATATCAACATATATCGATTCTTTCCG GTATGGTGCACCTCCCCATGGTGGATTTGGAGTCGGATTGGAGCGTGTGGTGATGCTTTTCTGTGCTCTCAATAACATTCGCAAGACATCGCTTTTCCCTCGCGACCCACAAAGGATTGCCCCATGA